From Variovorax sp. PMC12, the proteins below share one genomic window:
- a CDS encoding TonB-dependent receptor, whose translation MATTATLVAIGSVSAHAQGTLNEVRVEASTDYKVEKSASPKFTAPLLDTPKSVTVIPQEVIRQTGATTLVDALRTTPGITFGAGEGGNPVGDRPFIRGFDAQSDTYVDGLRDGAAQTREIFNVESVEVVKGPSSAFGGRGSAGGSVNIISKAPQAENFFSGTIGLGTDSYQRETLDINRKISDSVAARLNLMNFKSDIAGRGPVNVKRWGVAPSVTFGMNSPTQVTLSYYHYETNDLPDSGIPFNNPFTSGVYLNRNGDGQPISVPRGTYYGLVGRDYQRTKVDAGTVDVKHDFGGGLVLRNVTRSSTSTNDYIWSQPDDSRGNFLVNGNVWRRPNNRASDSESLVNQTSLTGKFETAGIKHSFTTGIELGKEATTKGNYLFLQDAKTGFETYPRTGVSGLNCAVGSGIRSNFNCTSALSPTPYDPWTGAITRSPAVTEVKTTTSSVYAFDTIEFNPQWSLNLGLRWDDYKTRAVTPAYIAPIATTASVPSNALSGSTSVSVPAGRMVPGIELENKASFLNYQVGAVYKPAPNGSIYVSYGTSSTPPGTDGGDGADGISAAIRNLKPQESRSLELGTKWEVLDRRLVLTSAIFRTDMKNARVVAADGSTQNVGKKRVEGIEFGVAGSITRDWQVFGGYTHLNAKLTDNGYTLSGTTYVASPFNGNMFPNTPKDSATLWTTYTVMPGLTIGGGATYVSKQYGNVNNTKWIPSYVKYDAMVSYVVNKNLSLQLNVQNLTNKYYFDKAYASHYATVGAGRSASLTASFSF comes from the coding sequence ATGGCCACCACCGCCACACTGGTCGCCATCGGCTCGGTGTCCGCGCATGCCCAGGGCACGCTGAACGAAGTCCGCGTCGAAGCCTCGACCGACTACAAGGTCGAGAAATCGGCCTCGCCCAAGTTCACGGCGCCGCTGCTGGACACGCCCAAGTCGGTCACCGTCATCCCGCAGGAAGTGATCCGCCAGACCGGCGCGACCACGCTGGTCGACGCGCTGCGCACCACGCCCGGCATCACCTTCGGCGCCGGCGAAGGCGGCAACCCGGTGGGCGACCGCCCGTTCATCCGCGGCTTCGATGCGCAGAGCGACACCTACGTGGACGGCTTGCGCGACGGCGCGGCCCAGACGCGCGAAATCTTCAACGTGGAGTCGGTCGAGGTCGTGAAGGGACCGAGTTCCGCGTTCGGCGGACGCGGCTCGGCCGGCGGCTCGGTGAACATCATCAGCAAGGCGCCGCAGGCGGAGAACTTCTTCAGCGGCACCATCGGCCTGGGCACCGATTCCTACCAGCGCGAGACGCTGGACATCAACCGCAAGATCTCCGATAGCGTCGCGGCCCGCCTGAACCTGATGAACTTCAAGTCGGACATCGCCGGGCGCGGTCCGGTCAACGTCAAGCGCTGGGGCGTGGCGCCGAGCGTGACCTTCGGCATGAACTCGCCGACGCAGGTCACGCTGAGCTACTACCACTACGAGACCAACGACCTGCCCGACTCGGGCATCCCCTTCAACAACCCGTTCACCTCGGGCGTGTACCTGAACCGCAACGGCGACGGCCAGCCCATTTCGGTGCCGCGCGGCACCTACTACGGCCTGGTGGGCCGCGACTACCAGCGCACCAAGGTCGACGCCGGCACCGTCGACGTGAAGCACGACTTCGGCGGCGGCCTGGTGCTGCGCAACGTCACGCGCTCGAGCACCTCGACCAACGACTACATCTGGTCCCAGCCCGACGACAGCCGCGGCAACTTCCTGGTCAACGGCAACGTCTGGCGCCGGCCCAACAACCGCGCGTCGGACTCCGAGTCGCTGGTCAACCAGACCAGCCTGACCGGCAAATTCGAGACCGCCGGCATCAAGCACAGCTTCACCACCGGCATCGAGCTGGGCAAGGAAGCCACCACCAAGGGCAACTACCTGTTCCTGCAGGACGCGAAGACCGGTTTCGAGACCTACCCGCGCACGGGCGTGAGCGGCCTGAACTGCGCCGTGGGCTCGGGCATCCGCAGCAACTTCAACTGCACCTCGGCGCTCAGCCCGACGCCGTACGACCCGTGGACCGGCGCCATCACCAGGTCGCCGGCGGTGACCGAAGTGAAGACCACCACCAGTTCGGTCTACGCCTTCGACACCATCGAGTTCAACCCGCAGTGGTCGCTGAACCTCGGCCTTCGCTGGGACGACTACAAGACGCGCGCGGTCACGCCGGCCTACATCGCGCCGATCGCGACCACGGCCTCCGTGCCCAGCAATGCCCTGAGCGGCTCGACCAGCGTGTCCGTGCCCGCCGGCCGCATGGTCCCGGGCATCGAGCTCGAGAACAAGGCCTCGTTCCTGAACTACCAGGTCGGCGCGGTCTACAAGCCGGCGCCCAACGGCAGCATCTATGTGTCCTACGGCACCTCGTCGACGCCGCCCGGCACCGACGGCGGCGACGGCGCCGACGGCATCAGCGCGGCCATCCGCAACCTGAAGCCGCAGGAAAGCCGCAGCCTCGAACTCGGCACCAAGTGGGAAGTGCTGGACCGCCGCCTGGTGCTGACCTCGGCGATCTTCCGCACCGACATGAAGAACGCCCGCGTGGTCGCGGCCGACGGCTCGACGCAGAACGTCGGCAAGAAGCGGGTGGAAGGCATCGAGTTCGGCGTGGCCGGCAGCATCACCCGCGACTGGCAGGTGTTCGGCGGCTACACGCACCTGAACGCCAAGCTCACGGACAACGGCTACACGCTGTCGGGCACGACGTACGTCGCCTCGCCGTTCAACGGCAACATGTTCCCGAACACGCCGAAGGACAGCGCGACGCTGTGGACCACCTACACGGTGATGCCCGGCCTCACGATCGGCGGCGGCGCCACCTACGTGAGCAAGCAGTACGGCAACGTCAACAACACGAAGTGGATTCCTTCCTACGTGAAGTACGACGCGATGGTGAGCTACGTGGTCAACAAGAACCTCAGCCTGCAGCTGAACGTCCAGAACCTGACCAACAAGTACTACTTCGACAAGGCCTATGCGTCGCACTACGCGACCGTGGGCGCGGGCCGCTCGGCCTCGCTGACCGCATCGTTCTCGTTCTGA
- a CDS encoding ABC transporter ATP-binding protein produces the protein MEPNLPFLQIRNLRTRGAGAIDLSAARGECICILGKSGSGKSVFLRLVADLDPGEGTVTLDGIERKTLSGPQWRRRVVYQAAEPAWWAPTVAAHFPDDAHARLGAWMEEIGLSPGLLDTEIPRLSTGERQRLALLRSLAREPAVLLLDEPTASLDTESTLVVEALLARRLAQGLTILMVTHSREQAARIGQRRFEMADGQLRSMP, from the coding sequence ATGGAACCCAACCTCCCCTTCCTGCAGATCAGGAACCTGCGCACGCGCGGCGCAGGCGCCATCGACCTGAGCGCCGCGCGCGGCGAATGCATCTGCATCCTCGGCAAGTCGGGCTCCGGCAAGAGCGTTTTCCTGCGGCTGGTGGCCGACCTCGACCCCGGCGAAGGCACCGTCACCCTCGACGGCATCGAACGCAAGACACTGAGCGGCCCCCAATGGCGCCGGCGCGTGGTCTACCAGGCGGCGGAGCCCGCATGGTGGGCGCCCACCGTGGCCGCGCATTTCCCCGACGACGCCCATGCCCGGCTGGGCGCCTGGATGGAAGAGATCGGCCTTTCCCCCGGCCTGCTCGACACCGAGATCCCCCGCCTCTCGACCGGCGAGCGCCAGCGCCTGGCGCTGCTGCGCTCGCTCGCGCGCGAGCCCGCGGTGCTGCTGCTCGACGAGCCCACCGCGTCGCTGGACACCGAATCGACGCTGGTCGTCGAGGCCCTGCTGGCCCGCCGGCTGGCGCAGGGCCTGACCATCCTGATGGTCACGCACTCGCGCGAGCAGGCCGCGCGCATCGGCCAGCGCCGCTTCGAGATGGCGGACGGCCAGTTGAGGAGCATGCCGTGA
- a CDS encoding ABC transporter permease translates to MLATLLVLLNAGASLALHLRLHRQVLWAAARMVVQLLLVGLVLRLVFSAASPAVTLTIVVLMILAAAREVAVRPSHRLARGGNFRIGAAAVGISSVATVVLALMTAIRPQPWYDPRYAIPLMGIVLGSVLNSASLGLDSFFEGVTTGRARIEAQLALGATVREALSELTRSSIRRGMIPIINQMSAAGVITLPGIMTGQLLAGMDPVEAAKYQILLLFLLTGAGGLAAAGSVYMAARSMTDERQRLRSDRLG, encoded by the coding sequence ATGCTGGCCACGCTGCTGGTGCTGCTGAACGCCGGCGCCTCGCTGGCGCTGCACCTGCGGTTGCACCGCCAGGTGCTGTGGGCGGCGGCGCGCATGGTGGTGCAGCTGCTGCTGGTGGGGCTGGTGCTGCGCTTGGTGTTCAGCGCGGCGTCGCCGGCGGTCACGCTCACCATCGTCGTGCTGATGATCCTGGCGGCCGCCCGCGAAGTGGCGGTGCGCCCGTCGCACCGGCTGGCGCGCGGCGGCAACTTCCGCATCGGCGCGGCGGCCGTGGGCATATCGAGCGTGGCCACCGTGGTGCTGGCGCTCATGACAGCGATCCGCCCGCAGCCCTGGTACGACCCGCGCTATGCGATACCGCTCATGGGCATCGTGCTGGGCAGCGTGCTCAATTCCGCGAGCCTGGGCCTGGACAGCTTCTTCGAGGGCGTGACCACCGGGCGCGCGCGCATCGAGGCGCAACTGGCGCTGGGCGCGACCGTCCGCGAGGCGCTGTCGGAGCTCACGCGCTCGTCGATACGGCGCGGGATGATCCCGATCATCAACCAGATGTCGGCCGCCGGCGTCATCACCCTGCCCGGCATCATGACCGGCCAGCTGCTGGCCGGCATGGACCCGGTGGAGGCCGCCAAGTACCAGATCCTGCTGCTGTTCCTGCTGACCGGCGCGGGCGGCCTGGCGGCGGCGGGCTCGGTCTACATGGCGGCGCGCTCGATGACCGACGAGCGCCAGCGGCTGCGCTCCGACCGCCTGGGCTGA
- a CDS encoding aspartate/glutamate racemase family protein: MAIDTLHIGVVGCSAEGAALCYRTLCVEGARYLGQPHAHPEVSVHTHSLASYVDCLDRGDIDGVAQLMLSSARKLAAAGADFLICPDNTIHQAMHRVLPQSPLPWLHIAEVAAAEAASRGFRRVGVLGTRWLVDSEVYPQALADAGLAAVRLDAAERAEVGRIIMDELVCGVFRPESTAVLQQMIEALKARGCDAVALGCTELPLVLNDGNSALPTLDSTRLLAHAALRRATAR, encoded by the coding sequence ATGGCTATCGACACTTTGCATATCGGCGTGGTCGGCTGCTCGGCCGAAGGCGCGGCGCTGTGCTATCGCACGCTGTGCGTGGAAGGCGCGCGCTACCTCGGGCAGCCGCATGCGCACCCGGAAGTCTCGGTGCACACGCACTCGCTCGCCAGCTATGTCGACTGCCTCGACCGCGGCGACATCGACGGCGTGGCGCAACTGATGCTGTCCTCCGCGCGCAAGCTCGCGGCAGCCGGCGCCGACTTCCTGATCTGCCCCGACAACACGATCCACCAGGCGATGCACCGCGTGCTGCCGCAATCGCCGCTGCCCTGGCTGCACATCGCCGAAGTGGCGGCGGCGGAAGCCGCGTCGCGCGGCTTTCGCCGCGTGGGCGTGCTGGGCACGCGCTGGCTGGTCGACAGCGAGGTCTATCCGCAGGCGCTGGCGGACGCGGGCCTCGCCGCCGTGCGGCTCGATGCGGCGGAGCGCGCCGAAGTCGGCCGCATCATCATGGACGAGCTGGTGTGCGGCGTGTTCCGCCCCGAATCGACGGCGGTGCTCCAGCAGATGATCGAAGCGCTGAAGGCGCGCGGCTGCGATGCCGTCGCGCTCGGCTGCACCGAGCTGCCGCTGGTGCTGAACGACGGCAACTCCGCGCTGCCCACGCTCGACTCCACGCGCCTGCTCGCGCACGCGGCGCTGCGCCGCGCCACGGCGCGCTGA
- a CDS encoding OmpA family protein yields MKRKLPKRIALAGAVTAACMGMGLAAAQESAVRGRMHDQAAADPRAVDIDGTRHLPRSSERELPKATFVLGDASAPAAAAGPTPPPVPGAERSDTGVPHFESGADGLAPADRAQLDRIAAQVKGRDGLRFEIVGHTDTQALSARSRERFADNHALGLARAQQVARYLTQRLGLPEDAAAASSRGPDAPVATPATDPANWAANRRVEVRVYWRDAPVAVAPAPAAADRGVCRTFTAFGTDDAPLRLSVDGQLLTADGKAAAGDGTNSADRQRCVDVQLERNQLRLQYDNLSQPRRLSASAWPTTVVAGDTVRFAGYSNYLLFTSKAELRVFTANEAMQRRLVATVPLDAALRGEWQVPEGLLNRVAEGASGKLYYRVRVYDRQGRFDETDDLSLTLAQRHRPETGTPPDPARELLRGYGMNNIAIANIPLSAGTVTASGAAIRPGETVRALGFAVPVDESGRFVFQQLVPRRVQTGEIAVTDAQGATRAYRRDFELPASDWFFVGQADLTVGSNSVSGPAAIMTNDKNRYGGGGWSEGRIAGYAKGQLNDRWTLTASVDTEERPLKELFRNLDRKDPTSLFRRFDPEDSWTTFGDDSTAIQDAPTQGRFYLRVDDGRSQAMWGNFKLNFGDTELTRVSRGLYGFHGRYLGEESTSFGEARLKIDAFAAEPGTLAAREEFRGTGGSLYYLRNQDITRGAERVTLEIRDKDSGFVLKRTQLVPSSDYEIDYLQGRVLLSAPLPSLSDDGSLVRAGGFTGMPTYLVVDYEYTPLTTSLDTLAVGGRVSWWANDHVGVGVTASRQDQIGGDQRLAGADLTLRKTENTYFKGEFARSKGPGTGQLDSMDGGFSFTGRNGAVGNTLGNGPTGSASAWRLEGQADLGDFDIRGGGRVSAYAQSRDAGFSAPGQYASNATRQFGVQATVPFGEKAENGELRLKADRRDERDGYNSSVFDAQYSLALTPEWKLGLGLRYDEKTGDALITSPSLPTTQAVSGERADAAVQLEYTGSDRWSAYGFTQKTLRRTGTRLENDRLGFGGRYRVNDKLALRGELSTGDGGFAGKAGVDYQYDDRSNLYMTYVSDTGRTDENLIGRGGTLVTGVRSRVGDGLTMFTEHRQATGTQPGLTHAYGVQYAPDTRWTFGVNFENGWVGAETLGATRREAVAFTTGYSSERLKYSGGLEYRKDRTTSETRTSWLLKNSFTWKVDDDSRWLGKFNWADSDSSTGVLAAAKYTEAMLGYALRPAFNDRLNLLFKYTFLYDLSSPGQVVSSGVDSSLGTVSTTAVDYQQRSHVFAIDATWDLNERWTLGGKYAWRRGDLRASRDSSAPWFKSSAELAVLRVDWKLVRNWDWMVEWRSLRARELQDRKNGWVTAAYYHVNENLKVGVGYNFTDYSDNLTDMSYRSKGWFLNVLGKF; encoded by the coding sequence ATGAAAAGAAAGCTACCCAAGCGCATCGCCCTCGCAGGCGCCGTCACCGCCGCCTGCATGGGCATGGGGCTCGCGGCCGCGCAGGAGTCGGCCGTGCGCGGCCGCATGCACGACCAGGCCGCGGCCGACCCGCGCGCCGTGGACATAGACGGCACCCGCCACCTGCCGCGCAGCAGCGAGCGCGAACTGCCCAAGGCCACCTTCGTGCTGGGCGACGCGAGCGCGCCGGCAGCTGCCGCGGGCCCGACGCCGCCGCCCGTGCCGGGCGCCGAGCGCAGCGACACCGGAGTGCCGCATTTCGAATCGGGCGCCGACGGGCTCGCGCCGGCCGACCGCGCGCAGCTCGACCGCATCGCCGCGCAGGTGAAAGGGCGCGACGGCCTGCGCTTCGAGATCGTCGGCCACACCGACACCCAGGCGCTGAGCGCGAGGTCGCGCGAACGCTTCGCCGACAACCATGCGCTGGGGCTGGCGCGCGCGCAGCAGGTGGCGCGCTACCTCACGCAGCGCCTGGGCCTGCCCGAAGACGCGGCGGCCGCTTCCTCGCGCGGACCCGACGCGCCCGTGGCCACGCCCGCCACCGACCCCGCCAACTGGGCCGCCAACCGCCGCGTCGAAGTGCGCGTGTACTGGCGCGATGCGCCAGTGGCCGTGGCACCCGCGCCGGCGGCGGCCGACCGCGGCGTGTGCCGCACCTTCACCGCCTTCGGCACCGACGACGCGCCGCTGCGCCTGAGCGTGGACGGCCAGCTGCTCACGGCCGACGGCAAGGCCGCGGCCGGCGACGGCACCAACAGCGCCGACCGCCAGCGCTGCGTCGACGTGCAGCTCGAGCGCAACCAGCTGCGCCTGCAGTACGACAACCTTTCCCAGCCGCGCCGCCTGAGCGCCAGCGCCTGGCCCACCACCGTGGTGGCCGGCGACACCGTGCGCTTCGCCGGCTACAGCAACTACCTGCTGTTCACCAGCAAGGCCGAGCTGCGCGTGTTCACCGCCAACGAGGCGATGCAGCGCCGCCTGGTCGCGACCGTGCCGCTGGACGCCGCGTTGCGCGGCGAATGGCAGGTGCCCGAGGGCTTGCTGAACCGCGTCGCCGAAGGAGCGAGCGGCAAGCTGTACTACCGCGTGCGCGTGTACGACCGCCAGGGCCGCTTCGACGAGACCGACGATCTCTCGCTCACGCTGGCCCAGCGCCACAGGCCCGAGACCGGCACGCCGCCCGACCCGGCGCGCGAACTGCTGCGCGGCTACGGCATGAACAACATCGCCATCGCCAACATTCCGCTGAGCGCAGGCACGGTCACCGCCAGCGGCGCGGCCATCCGCCCCGGCGAGACGGTGCGCGCGCTGGGCTTCGCGGTGCCGGTGGACGAGAGCGGGCGCTTCGTGTTCCAGCAGCTGGTGCCGCGCCGCGTGCAGACCGGCGAGATCGCGGTCACCGACGCGCAGGGCGCCACGCGCGCCTACCGCCGCGACTTCGAGCTGCCCGCGAGCGACTGGTTCTTCGTCGGGCAGGCCGACCTCACGGTGGGCAGCAACAGCGTGAGCGGCCCGGCCGCGATCATGACCAACGACAAGAACCGCTACGGTGGCGGCGGCTGGAGCGAAGGCCGCATCGCCGGCTATGCCAAGGGTCAGCTCAACGACCGCTGGACGCTGACGGCCAGCGTCGACACCGAGGAACGCCCGCTCAAGGAACTGTTCCGCAATCTCGACCGCAAGGACCCGACCTCGCTGTTCCGCCGCTTCGACCCGGAGGACTCGTGGACCACCTTCGGCGACGACTCCACCGCCATCCAGGACGCGCCCACGCAGGGCCGCTTCTACCTGCGCGTGGACGACGGCCGCTCGCAGGCGATGTGGGGCAACTTCAAGCTCAACTTCGGCGACACCGAACTCACCCGCGTGAGCCGCGGCCTCTACGGCTTCCATGGCCGCTACCTGGGCGAGGAGTCGACCTCGTTCGGCGAGGCGCGGCTGAAGATCGACGCCTTCGCGGCTGAGCCCGGCACGCTGGCCGCGCGAGAGGAATTCCGCGGCACCGGCGGCTCGCTCTACTACCTGCGCAACCAGGACATCACGCGCGGCGCCGAGCGCGTGACGCTGGAAATCCGCGACAAGGATTCCGGCTTCGTGCTCAAGCGCACGCAGCTCGTGCCGAGCTCCGACTACGAGATCGACTACCTGCAGGGCCGCGTGCTGCTGTCGGCGCCGCTGCCCAGCCTGTCCGACGACGGCTCGCTGGTGCGCGCCGGCGGCTTCACCGGCATGCCGACCTACCTGGTGGTGGACTACGAATACACGCCGCTCACCACCTCGCTCGACACGCTCGCCGTGGGCGGCCGTGTCTCCTGGTGGGCCAACGACCACGTGGGCGTGGGCGTGACCGCGTCGCGCCAGGACCAGATCGGCGGCGACCAGCGCCTGGCCGGCGCCGACCTGACGCTGCGCAAGACCGAGAACACCTACTTCAAGGGCGAGTTCGCGCGCAGCAAGGGCCCGGGCACCGGCCAGCTCGACTCGATGGACGGCGGCTTCAGCTTCACCGGGCGCAACGGCGCGGTCGGCAACACGCTGGGCAACGGCCCCACCGGCAGCGCCAGCGCCTGGCGCCTGGAAGGCCAGGCCGACCTGGGCGACTTCGACATCCGCGGCGGCGGGCGCGTGAGCGCCTATGCGCAGTCGCGCGACGCCGGCTTCTCCGCGCCGGGCCAGTACGCGAGCAACGCCACGCGCCAGTTCGGCGTGCAGGCCACCGTGCCCTTCGGCGAGAAGGCCGAGAACGGCGAGCTGCGCCTGAAGGCCGACCGCCGCGACGAGCGCGACGGCTACAACAGCAGCGTGTTCGACGCGCAGTATTCGCTGGCCCTGACGCCCGAGTGGAAGCTGGGCCTGGGCCTGCGCTACGACGAAAAGACCGGCGACGCACTCATCACCAGCCCTTCGCTGCCGACCACGCAGGCGGTGTCCGGCGAGCGCGCCGACGCCGCCGTGCAGCTCGAATACACCGGCAGCGACCGCTGGAGCGCCTACGGCTTCACGCAGAAGACGCTGCGGCGCACCGGCACGCGGCTGGAGAACGACCGCCTGGGCTTCGGCGGGCGCTACCGCGTCAACGACAAGCTGGCGCTGCGCGGCGAGCTCTCCACCGGCGACGGCGGCTTCGCGGGCAAGGCCGGCGTCGACTACCAGTACGACGACCGCTCCAACCTCTACATGACCTACGTGTCCGACACCGGCCGCACCGACGAGAACCTCATCGGCCGCGGCGGCACCCTGGTGACGGGCGTGCGCTCGCGCGTGGGCGACGGCCTCACGATGTTCACCGAGCACCGCCAGGCCACCGGCACGCAGCCGGGCCTCACGCATGCCTACGGCGTGCAGTACGCGCCCGACACGCGCTGGACCTTCGGCGTGAACTTCGAGAACGGCTGGGTCGGCGCCGAGACGCTGGGCGCCACGCGCCGCGAGGCCGTCGCCTTCACCACCGGCTACTCGAGCGAGCGCCTGAAGTACAGCGGCGGCCTGGAGTACCGCAAGGACCGCACGACTTCCGAGACCCGCACCAGCTGGCTGCTGAAGAACTCATTCACCTGGAAGGTGGACGACGACTCGCGCTGGCTCGGCAAGTTCAACTGGGCCGACAGCGACAGCAGCACCGGCGTGCTGGCCGCGGCCAAGTACACGGAGGCCATGCTCGGCTACGCGCTGCGCCCCGCGTTCAACGACCGGCTGAACCTGCTGTTCAAGTACACCTTCCTGTACGACCTGTCGTCGCCGGGGCAGGTGGTGTCGAGCGGCGTCGATTCGAGCCTGGGCACGGTGTCGACCACCGCCGTCGACTACCAGCAGCGCAGCCACGTGTTCGCCATCGACGCCACCTGGGACCTCAACGAGCGCTGGACGCTGGGCGGCAAGTACGCCTGGCGGCGCGGCGACCTGCGCGCGAGCCGCGACAGCTCGGCGCCGTGGTTCAAGAGCTCGGCCGAACTCGCGGTGCTGCGCGTCGACTGGAAGCTGGTGCGCAACTGGGACTGGATGGTCGAGTGGCGCTCGCTGCGCGCCAGGGAACTGCAGGACCGCAAGAACGGCTGGGTCACGGCGGCGTACTACCACGTCAACGAGAACCTGAAGGTGGGCGTGGGCTACAACTTCACCGACTACTCGGACAACCTCACCGACATGAGCTACCGCAGCAAGGGCTGGTTCCTGAACGTGCTCGGCAAGTTCTGA